TTTTGGCGGTCCCCGTGGGAACGATTCCCGAACTTTTGTCCCGCCTGGAACGGCAACCCCTTTCTCCCGGGTGCATCATCTCGGACGTGGGCAGCACCAAAGGAAAATTGGTCCGTTGGTTCGAGGAATTTCGAAAGCGGGGAGTGACATACATCGGCGGACACCCGATGGCAGGCTCCCACCGTTCCGGTGTGGAGGCCGCCCATTCCTTGCTGTTTGAAAACGCCTATTACATTTTGACTCCCTCGCCGGAGACGCCGCTTTCTGAAGTGCAAAAATTGAGCAGTCTTCTCCAGCAAGCGACAAAGGCCAAAATGGTGATCATGGATCCCCATCACCACGACCGGCTGGTGGGGGCGATCAGCCATCTGCCCCACATCATCGCCGCCGGTTTGGTCAATCAGGTGGGGCGTTACAACGAGGAAAACGAATGGTTTCACCGCCTGGCCGCGGGGGGATTCCGGGACTTGACCCGGATCGCCGCCAGCCATCCCGTCATGTGGCGGGACATTCTGATGAGCAACCGCGGGGAACTGCTCAGGCTGATGGAGGATTGGCTGTCGGTGATGGAGGAGGTGCGGGACGCCATCGAGCGGGGAGATGCGGAGGAGATCGAAAATTTTTTCCGCCGGGCGCGATTCCTTCGACAACAGCTCCCCGAACGGAAAAAGGACATGTTGCTCCCCTCCTTCGAGTGTTACGTGGATGTGCCGGACCAACCCGGCGTGATCGGCTGGGTGGCCATGTTGCTCGGGAACGAGGGCATCAACCTGAGCAACATCGGCATCATGGAGAACCGGGAGGATGCCGCCGGCGTGCTCCGGCTCGTGTTCCAAAAGGAAGAGGATTTGAAACGGGCGATCCGCATTCTGAGCGATGCGGGCTATCGGGTGTTTTCGTTTGATTGAAAATCGGCCCGGGGCTCCGGGCTTTCGGCATGGCGGAAATCCCGCGGCTTGATGTGATTTGCGCGATTTAACCCTGCTTTACCGGCGGACGCTTTTCAACAAGGGAAGACGGAAAGGAAAGGGTGCAGATGCTGAAAATCGGCAAAGGAAAAGCCTTCGACAAGGTGCTTCAGGTTCCGGGGGACAAGTCGATTTCCCACCGGGCGGTGATGTTCGGGGCCATCGCCGAAGGGACGACCCGGATCGAAAATTTTTTGCCCGGGGAGGATTGCCTCCATACCATCGAATGTTTTCGGCGCTTGGGCGTGAAGATCGATCGGGAGGGTCCCACCACCCTGACCGTTCACGGCCGAGGATGGCAGGGGCTGCGGGAACCGGACCAATGCCTCGATGTGGGCAATTCCGGCACGACGATCCGGCTGCTGCTGGGCATTCTGGCCGGCAGCCCCTTCTTTTCCATCGTCCACGGGGACGCATCGATTGCCCGCCGGCCGATGGACCGGGTGGTGGAACCCCTGCGCCGGATGGGGGCGCGGATCGACGGCCGGGACGGCGGAAGATTTGCTCCCCTCGCGGTACGCGGTGGAGAACTGAGAGGAATTGAACACCACAGCCCTGTGGCGAGCGCCCAGGTGAAATCCTGTCTCCTGCTCGCAGGACTTCGGGCGGAAGGGTGGACCCGGGTGCGGGAGCCCCACCCATCCCGGGACCATTCCGAACGGATGCTGACGGCCTTTGGGGCGAAGCTTTCCCTGGAGGAAGGAACGATATCCGTCCGGGGAGGCCAAGGCCTTTCCGGCCGACACGTCCGGGTGCCGGGGGACATCTCCTCGGCGGCCTTTCTTTTCGCCGCCGCGCTGCTGGTTCCCGGCAGCCGGGTGACGGTCCGGGACGTGGGAATCAATCCCACCCGAACAGGCATTCTTGATGTGTTCCGATCCATGGGGGCGGAGGTGACCGTCACCCCGAAGGACCAATGGTGCGGGGAGCCGGTGGGAGATGTCACCGTGACCGGCGGACCGCTACGGGGCGTCGAAGTGGGCGGTTCATTGATTCCCCGCCTGATCGACGAGATTCCCGTGCTGGCGGTGGTGGCCACCCGGGCGGAGGGAAGAACGGTGATCCGCGACGCCGCCGAGCTGAAGGTGAAGGAAAGCAACCGGATCGCCACGGTGGCGGAGGAACTTCGCAAATTGGGGGCGCGGGTGGAAGAGACGCCGGACGGGATGGTGATCGAAGGCCCCACTCCTCTGCGGGGAGGCCTGCTGGACAGCCACGGCGACCATCGGATCGGAATGGCCATGGCCGTCGCCGGACTGGCCGCCGACGGGGGTGTGGGCGTGAACGGGGAGGAAGCCATCGCCGTTTCCTTTCCCAATTTCGCGGCGATCCTCAAGGAATTGGAATGAATATATAAAGGAATATTCGCGAAAAACAGTCAGAGGGAATCCATCTGAAAATTGAGAATTACCTGTTGACACGCTGTCCGGGCCCTTGTATAATGAAACTACAGTATGGTTTCTCTCCACTCCTATCCATATCGTGCACGTTCTGTGCATCCGCCTGCTCGACGGGCGGTTCTTTTTTTTGCGGAAGGGACATACCCTGTCAGAAGAGGGAGGGGGGAACATGAAGGGAAGGATCCGGCCGCTGATGGCGGAGATGGCATTTGTCCTGGTTTCCGTCGCTTTGCTCAAGGAATGGCTGTTTCCCCTTTTCATCGGATACTGGTTCACCGATGCGGAGCTTGCGGCGGCGCAACTGGAGCGGACGGCGATTCTCACCGGAACGGTCACCGCGATCATTTATGCGGGGCTGGGTTCGTCGGCCAAATACGGCCACGGCCTTTCCTACACCCGGTCCCTGGGAGCCTTTGCGGCGGTGCATGCGCCGGTGCTGCTCAGCTGGATCCCCGCGCTGGATTCCCTTTCCCTCCTTCGCTTCATCCGCCTCACCTGGGAAGGACTGCTGGGGGATGCGCTGGGCCTTTTTCGTCTCGTGAATCCCGATGCCCTGCCCGTTGCGACGCTTCTCCTGGCGCTGCTGCTGTACACGGCGGGGCGGGGGCTTCGAATCGAGGACCAAAAGCGGCGGGAAGAACCGGACAGGCGCCGCGTTCGAATTCCTTACCGCCACCGGGGTTGACGGCAACGTCCTGTCTTGCGCTTTACCACCGCTGGCGGAGGCCAAAGGCAGCAAAAGCATGCATATAGCCGCCGATCGGCGGGGCGGCCGTCGCCCGGGGATCCAGCCGGCTGATCGTCGGAGACATCTTTCGGAGGGAACGCGAAGGCCGGAGGATCACAGCCGACGGATTGATCCGGGCAAGCTGAAGGACCCGAAAAGCGCGGCCGGCCTTGCGGGAGCCCTGCGAGGCCGGCGACCTGCCGCCGATGCGCCGGAAGAAGGGGCGGCGTAAGGAGTTCGTGCCGGCGGCCATGGCCGGACAAGGCGGGAAGTGCGGCCGGCAATTGATCTTTCCCCCCGGACGGCCAAACGGCGGGATGCAAAGGGGGAAGCGCGCCGGAAAAGCCGTTTCGATTCCGGAAGGGCCTAAGGCATGATGGACGGTTTCGTTTCAGCGGCGCTCGGCGTGCGCTTGTTGCGCGGGCGCGGCCTAAGGACGGCGCGCCGAAAACAGCCATCGAAGGGCATCAGGGACGCTTGCGGCCGCCGAAGATGGATGGGCCGCCCCGGATGCATGGGCCGGAACGGAGTCCGAACGGATTGCCTCCAAGGAGTATGTGGACAGAGAGCGGTTGCGCGTTTTCCAAGGAAAAACTGATCGGCCGGGGAGATGAATGGAGCTTCCGCCCTTTCTTTGCGGAGTTCATGCATCATCCCGGGAACAGGATGTTTCTTCGGGGATGGCGGGTGGGATCAGCGGAGGCCGGATTCCGCCGCACCCAAATCAACAGGCAGATCCCCTCCGAATCGGGGCTGAAACCCGTTCGGCACTTATGGCCAAACAGGTCACCGTGATTTCGCCGCTTTTGCATTGAAGGGCGCGCGGGATGTTTAAAGAACGTTGCTCTTTACGGAAAGTCGTCCCCATTTTCCGGGAATGAAGGGGCCGGTCCATGGACGATTCCCGCGCGCGGGCGGACGACAAAGATTCCAACGGTGACGGCCGCTTGGGATCGCTGGGAAAGGAAAGCTAAGCCACGCAGCCGGCCTAAACCCAGACGGGGAATCAAACAGGCCGGTTTTTTGGTGTCCGGAAAAGCCCTCTTTTTCAGCGGAAGGGGGCTCACATGGGGATGCAGCGCCCGAACCTTAGACCATTGAAACGCCTGTTTGAGATGAGGGGTGTGGGCGTCGCACCGACCGCCGGACGCCGCATTTTTGAAATCCGGCGGAAAAGCGATTGGTTCCGTGATATCCGATCATGGGAATACTCCTTTTCCCGGGATTGAAAAAACGGCCTCCGAAAGGCACGGACCGAGCAAGTCATATTTTCCCTGTTTTTGTACACGCTAACAAAAAACGATGCGGAAACGGGGAGATGCGCGGTGAACATCGCCGAGCTGTTGACCTACACGGACATCGATCAGCTGAACCGCATCCGGAGAACCTACGGCTTTGAAGGAAGCGTTCATTCCAAGAACGAATTGATCCGAACACTCCTTTTCCACCTCGGTGGAAGGCGGGAACTGTCGGAACAGATCCGAAGCTGCGATGCGGTCCAGAACCGCTTTTTGCAATTGGTTTTTTTTGACTTGCGGGATGTATTCAGCATGGAGGAGCTCCTCGGGAAGGCGAAGGCCGCCTTCGGAAAGGAAGAGGGGGATTTGCGCAGCCTGATCCTTTGGCTCCTGAAGCGGGGATGGCTCTTTCCGGGGGTGACTCCGCGCACGCGCCATCTGTACCAGGTGCCCGGGGATTTGAAGGAGAAGATCAACCGCCTGTTTGCGGAAGAATATTTGGAGGATGCGGTCGAGGAACCGGTGGTCTACCGCGATGAACAGGGCATGCTGGCGCGGGATCTCCACCGCTTCCTGTCCTTTGTGATGCACAACGACGTTCCGCTCACGGCGGAGGGAGCCATTTATCGCCAGCACCAGCGGAAACTGTTTAAATCCTTCATCGTGCCGGAAAAACCGGTCGACAAGAAAGGATGGCGGTTCGGCTTCGGACGCAGGTATCACCTGTATCCCGACCGGTTTTCCCTGATCTATGATTATGCCTATTATCAGGGCTACATCACCGAAGAAGAGACGGGATGGATCCGTTTAACGGAGAAGGGAGCGGGGAAAATATTAAATGACGAAACGGAGTCCAGCCAAGAGATTTACCGCTTTTGGCTGCGCCTTTACCGAAAGCCTGTTCCCCATCTTCCGGTCGTGGTCCGTTGGATCGATCTCCTCGCGCGGGGAAGGTGGACCTCGGTCGGGGTGATTTCAAAGGCTGTCGCCGATTGGATCGAATCCTATTATTACGAGACGGAAGAAACCCTTCTGCGGCGCATTTTGAAAATGATGATGCATCTCGGAGTCGTCCGGATGGGGGAAGGAGCGGACGGGAAGGAGCTGGTGTCCGTCACCGAGGAGGGACATGCGCTGATCACCGGCGTTTCGGGCTTTTCCGAAGAGGGGTTGGACGACCGCTTTTCAAATCCTTTATTTGGAAAACGACTGGTGTAAGGAGGAAATTCTGCCTGCCGTGTGGAATGAATAAAAATACCGGCATCCGGCGGAAAATCGCTGAATATTCAATCGTCGAAGGGAGGATCGCGATGGGCGATGTAAGCATATCCGACAAGAAGGATTTCATCCAGTGGTTTTTAAACCGCTACGAACTGCGGAAGCGGGAGTCGGCCTGGCTGCTCAGTTACCTCTCCTCCGACGATGAATTGCTCAAACGCGTTCATTTTGTTGAAAACTTAAGAAATTTGCCAAAAACGATCATGATGTCAACGCGCTGCGTCCGAATGACTTCCTTCAAATTCACCAAGCACAACCGGGTGAGCACGGACGTCGAGACGGCGTTTTACGATATTCGTTCCTGTCCCCATGAAGACATCTATATCGGCCTGTACTTCAAGGACCGTTCAACTTGTCCGGAATACGCCGCAGTATTGGAGGTTAATCCCATGGAGAGACAAGATCTTGTTCAAGACACTCTGTTGGGGCTGTTGGCGGAGATCGTCCTCGACCGGGCGATCAGGGACTTTCGTGAACGCGAGTTGTACCGGCAGATCGATCAGGCCTTGGCGGAAGGGGACGAAGCGAAATTTTTACAATTAACCGAAGAATGGCGGAACCTGGTGGAACAAAAGAAGTGATTTGGGGTATAATGCTCGGAAAAGGCCGGGCATTTTTTTTGTGAAAGGTGTTTTCGATGCGATTGACTGAGATGCGTCAAGATGAATGGACAAAGGTTGCCCCGTATGTCGACACGCTCTGCCTTCCGGTTTACCGCACCGCTTTTTCGGAGAAGCGGATCCGCCTGGAGGAGAGGAGAGTCGTCGAAGCGGTGGCGGACCGGGTGGAGAGGGCGCTTACGGGACGATTGCTCCTGTTGCCCGCGATCGCTTACGAAGGGGGGGACCGGGAAGCCTTCCGCGCCTATCTGGGCAATGTCTTGGCGGAATTGGCCCGTTCGGCCTTTCATCATCTCGTGATCGTCGTGCCGGAGGATCTGGCGGAAGCGGCCGAGGCCCGCGGAAAGATCGCGGTTCATCCGCTTCCTTCCCGAAATGAGGCGACGGAGGAGGAGATCGAGGAGTGGGCCGAGGCGCTGCGGGAGCGGATTGTCCGCCTGTGGCAGGGGGCGGATGATGAAAACGCCTCCGACGAGGAAAGCTAAGAGAGATCCGTTTTCGCCCTTTCGACGCTTTTCTTGACATGCGGTGAGACGGTTGGCTATCATGGATATGTCCTAGCGCTGATGGTTCCGGTCCGGTGGACGTTTAACCCGTATAGAGGGAGGTCGGATGCGTCGTGAGTGAAGAGGAGAAAGAGCGGCGAAAGCAGGGGATCTCCCGCCGTAAATTCCTCACTTACACCTTGGGGGGAACGGGCGGATTTCTCGCTTCGGTGATGCTCTACCCCATGGTTCGCTTTGCCGTCGATCCCGTGACGAAGGGCGGGGCGGAGGCGGAATTTGTCGACGTCGGTCCCGTCGACGAATTCAACGAAACCTACAAGTCCGTCCAGTTCTCCGTCAAGCAGGAGGACGGTTGGTACACCCCCAAAGAGGGGACGAAGCTGACCGCCTGGGTGCGGAAAAACCCCGACGGGAAAATCATCGCCCTCTCTCCCGTCTGCAAGCATCTGGGATGCACGGTGACGTGGGAGGGCAATCCCCAGTTCAAGAACGAGTTTTTCTGTCCGTGCCACTTCGGTCGGTACGACGAAAACGGGGTGAACATTCCCGGTTCTCCGCCTACGGCTCCCCTGGACATGTACGAGACGAAGGTGGAGAACGGAAGGCTCCTCCTGGGCAAGATCGTGCCGCGAACGGGGGTGTAATGGGATGCTGCGAAAGATCTACGATTGGTTGGACCACCGGTTGGACATCACGCCGATGTGGCGGGGTTTGGCCGACCACGAGGTGCCCGAGCACGTCAACCCGGCCCACTATTTTTCCGCGTTCATTTATTGTTTCGGCGGTCTGACCTTTTTCATCGTGGTGATTCAGATTTTGTCCGGGATGTTTTTGACCATGTACTACGTTCCGGACATCGTTCACGCCCACGCCAGCGTGAAATACCTGCAGAACGAAGTGGCCTTCGGCCAAATCGTCCGGGGGATGCACCACTGGGGCGCCAGCGTGGCGATCGTCATGCTGTTCCTCCACACCCTGCGCGTCTTCTTCACCGGTGCCTACAAACACCCCCGGGAGTTCAACTGGGTGATCGGCATCCTGCTCTTTTTTGTGATGTTGGGGCTCGGCTTCACCGGTTACCTGCTGCCGTGGGACAACAAGGCGTACTTCGCCACCAAGGTTGGGGTTGAAATCGCGGCGTCCGTTCCGGTCATCGGTCCGTACATCGCCTCTTTCCTACTGGGAGGGGATATCGTCGGAGCGCGGACGTTGGCCCGATTCTTTGCCCTCCACGTGTTCTTCCTCCCGGCACTCTTGTTGGGGCTGTTAGGAGTTCACTTCTTCCTGATCCGGAGACAGGGCATCTCCGGGCCGCTATAAGGCGAACGCGTTAGGGGGGAGATCGCTTGGCACAGGATAATGGAAACAACAAGGAAATTATCTATGTCGGGGATTCGAAGGTTCGCGCCAACGGACCCAAGCCGGCTCCGAAGGATTATTCCGAGTTTCCCGGCAGGACGGAGCCGTTTTTCCCCAACTTCCTGCTGAAAGAGTGGATGGTGGCTGTCGTCGTTCTCGTCGGATTCATGACGCTGGTGATGGCGGAAGAGCCGCCCCTTGAAAAGATGGCCGATCCGAACGACACCAGCTACATTCCCGTTCCCGACTGGTACTTCCTGTTTTTGTACCAGCTGCTCAAGTTCAAGTGGGCTTCGGGGCCCTTCGTGGTGATCGGCACGGTGGTGATTCCGGGGATCGCCCTGACCGCCCTCCTTTTGGCCCCTTGGCTGGACCGGAGCAAGGAACGGCGTCCTCTCAAGCGGCCGGTTGCCACGGGCTTGATGCTGCTGACGCTTGTGGCCATGGTGATCCTTACCTGGGAAGCCGTGGACGAGCACGAGAAACAGATGGCATCCGCCCCCTCGGGTGGCGGGGATGGCGGCGGTGAAATCGTCGCCGCCGACGATCCCGCCTATACGGAGATCTACAAAAATCAATCCTGCGCCCAATGTCACGGCGAAAACCTGGAAGGGGTGAACGGACCGTCCCTCCTCGGTGTCGGGAAGAAATTGAAGGCCGAGGACATCATCCAGATCATCGACAACGGCCGGGGAGCGATGCCCCCCGGAACCTTCCAGGGAACGGACGAGGAAAAGAAAAAGCTGGCCGAATGGCTGGCCAAGCAGAAATAACCGCTCATCGCCCGGGCCGCTCGGCCCGGGCCTTTTTGTCTGAAGGGGGATGGCCGATTGATTTCGCTGCGCGGGCTCTTGATGGGCAACCTGGATCGTCCCTGGATGTTGTGGTCGCTCTTTGCGGTCAACCTGCTCGGGTCCATCTACGGGTTTTACTGGTACAAGGAGCAACTGGCGGCGACCGCAAGCTGGCTCAATCTGTTCGTTCCGGACAGTCCCACGGCCAGCAGCGCCTTCACCCTGGTGCTTCTGCTGTACGCTCTCCGGAGGAGAAGCCCCCTCATCGAGGCCTTTGCCGCCGTCACGCTGTTCAAGTACGGCGTTTGGGCGGTGGCCGTCATTCTCCTGGGGGGGATGGCGGCGCCCGTACCCTTTCCGGATTCCCTGCGCTGGACGGACTGGATGCTGATGGCCTCCCACACGGGGATGGCGGTGGAGGCGATCCTGTACAGCCGCTTTTTCACTTATCAGCAGCGTCACTTGATGCTGGTCGGGGCATGGACCCTGCTGAACGACGGGATGGACTATCTCTTGGACATCCACCCCTGGCTTCCGGCATCCATCAGCCATCTGGACGGGGTCATCGGACTGTTCACCCTGGGGCTTTCCCTCGTCAGCCTGCTCCTGTTTGCCCTGCTGGGGCTCTCTCCCCGAAAAGAGCGGAAATGGGAGTATCGACCGATCGGAATATGAGCTTTGAAAGACGCCTTGCGGGAGGGATTACCGCAACATGCGGGCCCTCCCGTTTTTCCATGTCCGCCTGAGGCGGGAAGCCGCAGCACTCCGGAAGAAGCCCGGAAAAATCCCGGTGAGTGGTGCAAGGAAGCTTCGCCGGAAGGGTGCGGAAATTTGCGCCGCCGGGGGCCGGAAGCCGCATCTGTCCCTCGCCTTAAGCGGGGTTGTTTCATCCTCTCCGGTGAGCGCGGGGTAGGCTTTTGGGCGGCCCTTTCTTTTTTCGGGCCCGGAATCCGATGTCTGCGGACGTCTAAAATCCCTTTCATACCCGGGACATGCACCCCATATGATGATAAAAGAAAGATCCTTTGCGGATCAGATCGCGAAAGGGAGACGGAAATTGTGTACAAGCCCAGGATATTGCGATGGATGGCCATCGTTGTGATCGGCGCCTTCGTCCTTTCTTCCGCGGCGGGGAACGCGGATCGGGCCGAAGCGGAGGCGTGGGCGAAACAGGCGGAAGAGATCCATCGGCTGGTAAAGGAGAAAAAATGGGCGGAGGCCCGGAAACCGCTGGCCGAGTTGGCGGCCGGCTTTTCCCGGGCGGATTTTTCCGATGAAGAGGTGTCCACCGAGGCGATCCATGCCCTGGCCGAATGCCTGCTCGACCTGGAGGGGAAGCTGAATCAGATCCGGCCCGAACAGGACGTGCTCCTCACTTCGGCGATCCGCCTCCGCTTGGCCTTCGACGCCCTTTCCCACCCGAACCAGCCGCTGTGGCAGGAACGTTACCCGGAAATGGTGCGGAACATCCGGCAATTGGAGCGGGCGGTGCAATCGGGAAGCCGGGAAGAGGTGCGGGAGGCGGTCGATAAGCTGTTCGGCGAGTACCAGTTGATCCGCCCCGCCCTCGCGGTGTCCAAATCGCCCCAGACGACGGCCAAGGTGGATTCGGTGATCGCCTTTATCCGCAGCAGGTCCGACGGCGCCCCGCTGGATCGCCGGGAGATTGCGGAAGGGGTGAAGCGGCTTGAGAAGATGATGGAACCGCTCTTTTACGGAACGGAGGAAGAGGTGATCGCCTTGGCCCGGCGGACCCATCCGCCGGAGGTTCTCCCGCTTCTGTGGGTGGGGGGAGTGATCGCCGCGGTGCTCGCCTATGTGGGGTGGAGAATGTATCGGGCGGAACAGGCGGCGGCGAAGGATGGAAGGGAGCGTCAGGCCTTTTCGGACGATTCCTTTTCGTAGGTAAACCCTTCCCCCAACACATCCCGCACATCGTGCACGGTCACGAAGGCATAGGGGTCCACCGAATGCACCAGCTGTTTCAGGCGGGGAAGTTCCGGACGGCTGAGGACGACGAAGAGAACCTCCTTCTCGGTCCCGGTGTATCCTCCCTTTCCTTTCAAGAGGGTCACCCCCCGGTTCATCTCGCGGGTGATCCGCTCGGAGATGGCCACGGCGGAGTTGGAGATGATGGTGACGCCCTTGGCGGCGTTCAGGCCCTCCACGACGAAATCGACCACCCGGGCGCCGACGAACACGGCCACCAGCGTGTACATCGCCTTTTCCCTGCCGATGTGGAAGGCGGACAGGGTGATGACGACAAAGTCGAAGATCATGAAGGTGCGTCCTATGCTCCAGTCCAAATATTTTTGGGCCAAGCGGGCGAGGATGTCCACTCCTCCGGTGGTGCCGCCGGTGCGGAAGATCAGGCCGAGGCCGACGCCCACCAGCACGCCGGTGTAGAGGGAGGCAAGCAGCAGGTCACCGGGCAGGGGATCGCCCCATCCTTCGGTGAGCCACAAAAAAAAGGAGACGGCGTTGGTGCCGATGATGGTGTAGATCAGCGTCTGTTTGCCGAACACCTTGTAACCGATAAAATACAGGGGGATGTTCAGCGCGAAGATCACCAGCCCGGGGGAGAGGCCGAACAGGTAGTGGGCGAGCAGGGCGATCCCGGTAAACCCGCCCTCCCCCAGCTTGTTGGGCACCGCAAAATAGTTGATGCCCAGGGAGAAGATGAAGGCCCCCACGAGGATCATCAGGATGTTTTTCGCGTGTTTCTTGATCTGCTTCTTCAACGCAATCGCCTCCGAGCATTCCAATGGAAGAAACGGCCGGCATGTCCGGCCGTTTCTGATTTCAATCCCGCTTTATTATACATACCCCCGGAGGCCGAGGCAATACGGAAGGGTTTGTTTTCGGGGGACAATTGAGTTACCATGAAGGAGAAATCGGAGGGATGCAGCAGATGGACGGGAAAACCCTGAGACAGTTGCAGCAGGAAGTGGATGCGTACATCGGCCAATTCCGCGAGGGGTATTTCCGGCCCCTCTCCATGCTGGCGCGGATGGCCGAGGAAGTGGGCGAGCTGGCCCGCGAAGTGAATCACCGTTACGGGGAAAAACCGAAAAAGCCCGGGGAGGCCGAGGGAGATATCGCATTGGAGCTGGCGGACATCCTGTTCATCGTGATCTGTTTCGCCAATTCCATGGGCATCGACCTCGAAGAGGCCTTCGATCGGGTGATGCACAAATACAATACCCGGGACGCCGACCGTTGGACCCGGGTGAACAAAGAGTAAGCGGAAGGGAGGGGAGCGTTTCGGCGCCGGCTGCCGAAACGCGCAGGCCGTGAAACCGATCAGGGTCGCCGTTGCGGGGGCAAGCGGCCGGATGGGCCGGGAAGTGGTCAGGATGTTGGTTCGGGAGGAGGCCTTTGAATTTGTCCGGGGCATTTCCCGCTCGCAGGCGGGAAAAGATGTCGGGGAAGTGATCGGCCTCGGTCCCTTGGGAGTCACTTTTTCCGATTCCCTGGAGACGGCGCTTCTGGAGGACCGGCCGGACGTGCTGGTGGATTTCACCGTTCCCGCGGTCGTCAAGCGCCATGTGGAGATCGCCCTGGAGATGGGGGTTCGCCCGGTGGTGGGGACCACCGGCCTGACGGAGGAGGAGATCGCGGAACTCGCCCGCTTGAGCGAAGAGCGCCGGGTGGGGGCGGTGATCGCGCCGAACTTCGCCATCGGCGCGGTGCTCATGATGATGTTCGCCGCCCGGGCCGCCAAATACTTTCCCCACGTGGAAATCATCGAGATGCATCACGACCGGAAACTGGACGCTCCTTCGGGGACGTCCCTCAAAACGGCGGAGATGATCGCCCGAAACCGGCCCGAGATCCGTCAGGGCCATCCCGAAGAAAAGGAAACCCTGGAGGGAGCCCGGGGCGGATACCGGCACGGGTTCCGCATTCACAGCATCCGGCTGCCGGGGATGGTGGCCCACCAGGAAGTGATCTTCGGGGGGCCGGGACAGACGCTGACGCTGCGCCACGATTCGATTCACCGGGAATCGTTCATGCCGGGGGTCAAGCTGGCCATCCAGAAAGTGATGGATCTGGACCGCCTGGTCTACGGCTTGGAACATCTCCTGGAGGAGTAAGGTGAGAAGCGTGAAGCCATTATCCCGCGTTTCGCTGTTGTGGGGGGAGACGCCGGTCCACCCCCTCCCCCGGTTTGCGGAGGCGGTCGGGCTCAAGAGTTGCTGGATCAAACGGGACGATTTGACGGGAATCGCCTTCGGCGGCAACAAGCTGCGCAAATTGGAATACCTGCTCGGGGACGCCCTGTCCAAGGGATGCGACCTGCTCATCACCGGCGGGAGCCCCCAATCGAATCACGCCCGGCTGACCGCGGCGGTGGCGCGGAAGGCGGGCATGGACGCATGGCTCTGTTTTTCCGGAAAAGATCCGGGGGAAGTGCAGGGCAATTTGCTGCTCGACAAGCTTTTCGGGGCCACCATCCAC
This DNA window, taken from Planifilum fulgidum, encodes the following:
- a CDS encoding prephenate dehydrogenase, with the translated sequence MKAAVLGVGLIGGSLALCLKERTNCRVFGYDHSQETLDWAVAAGVIDEGSRRLEEAVKDAEFIFLAVPVGTIPELLSRLERQPLSPGCIISDVGSTKGKLVRWFEEFRKRGVTYIGGHPMAGSHRSGVEAAHSLLFENAYYILTPSPETPLSEVQKLSSLLQQATKAKMVIMDPHHHDRLVGAISHLPHIIAAGLVNQVGRYNEENEWFHRLAAGGFRDLTRIAASHPVMWRDILMSNRGELLRLMEDWLSVMEEVRDAIERGDAEEIENFFRRARFLRQQLPERKKDMLLPSFECYVDVPDQPGVIGWVAMLLGNEGINLSNIGIMENREDAAGVLRLVFQKEEDLKRAIRILSDAGYRVFSFD
- the aroA gene encoding 3-phosphoshikimate 1-carboxyvinyltransferase; protein product: MLKIGKGKAFDKVLQVPGDKSISHRAVMFGAIAEGTTRIENFLPGEDCLHTIECFRRLGVKIDREGPTTLTVHGRGWQGLREPDQCLDVGNSGTTIRLLLGILAGSPFFSIVHGDASIARRPMDRVVEPLRRMGARIDGRDGGRFAPLAVRGGELRGIEHHSPVASAQVKSCLLLAGLRAEGWTRVREPHPSRDHSERMLTAFGAKLSLEEGTISVRGGQGLSGRHVRVPGDISSAAFLFAAALLVPGSRVTVRDVGINPTRTGILDVFRSMGAEVTVTPKDQWCGEPVGDVTVTGGPLRGVEVGGSLIPRLIDEIPVLAVVATRAEGRTVIRDAAELKVKESNRIATVAEELRKLGARVEETPDGMVIEGPTPLRGGLLDSHGDHRIGMAMAVAGLAADGGVGVNGEEAIAVSFPNFAAILKELE
- a CDS encoding ReoY family proteolytic degradation factor, whose protein sequence is MGDVSISDKKDFIQWFLNRYELRKRESAWLLSYLSSDDELLKRVHFVENLRNLPKTIMMSTRCVRMTSFKFTKHNRVSTDVETAFYDIRSCPHEDIYIGLYFKDRSTCPEYAAVLEVNPMERQDLVQDTLLGLLAEIVLDRAIRDFRERELYRQIDQALAEGDEAKFLQLTEEWRNLVEQKK
- a CDS encoding DUF2487 family protein, with the protein product MRLTEMRQDEWTKVAPYVDTLCLPVYRTAFSEKRIRLEERRVVEAVADRVERALTGRLLLLPAIAYEGGDREAFRAYLGNVLAELARSAFHHLVIVVPEDLAEAAEARGKIAVHPLPSRNEATEEEIEEWAEALRERIVRLWQGADDENASDEES
- a CDS encoding ubiquinol-cytochrome c reductase iron-sulfur subunit is translated as MSEEEKERRKQGISRRKFLTYTLGGTGGFLASVMLYPMVRFAVDPVTKGGAEAEFVDVGPVDEFNETYKSVQFSVKQEDGWYTPKEGTKLTAWVRKNPDGKIIALSPVCKHLGCTVTWEGNPQFKNEFFCPCHFGRYDENGVNIPGSPPTAPLDMYETKVENGRLLLGKIVPRTGV
- the qcrB gene encoding menaquinol-cytochrome c reductase cytochrome b subunit — encoded protein: MLRKIYDWLDHRLDITPMWRGLADHEVPEHVNPAHYFSAFIYCFGGLTFFIVVIQILSGMFLTMYYVPDIVHAHASVKYLQNEVAFGQIVRGMHHWGASVAIVMLFLHTLRVFFTGAYKHPREFNWVIGILLFFVMLGLGFTGYLLPWDNKAYFATKVGVEIAASVPVIGPYIASFLLGGDIVGARTLARFFALHVFFLPALLLGLLGVHFFLIRRQGISGPL
- a CDS encoding menaquinol-cytochrome c reductase cytochrome b/c subunit; amino-acid sequence: MAQDNGNNKEIIYVGDSKVRANGPKPAPKDYSEFPGRTEPFFPNFLLKEWMVAVVVLVGFMTLVMAEEPPLEKMADPNDTSYIPVPDWYFLFLYQLLKFKWASGPFVVIGTVVIPGIALTALLLAPWLDRSKERRPLKRPVATGLMLLTLVAMVILTWEAVDEHEKQMASAPSGGGDGGGEIVAADDPAYTEIYKNQSCAQCHGENLEGVNGPSLLGVGKKLKAEDIIQIIDNGRGAMPPGTFQGTDEEKKKLAEWLAKQK
- a CDS encoding DUF1405 domain-containing protein, which encodes MISLRGLLMGNLDRPWMLWSLFAVNLLGSIYGFYWYKEQLAATASWLNLFVPDSPTASSAFTLVLLLYALRRRSPLIEAFAAVTLFKYGVWAVAVILLGGMAAPVPFPDSLRWTDWMLMASHTGMAVEAILYSRFFTYQQRHLMLVGAWTLLNDGMDYLLDIHPWLPASISHLDGVIGLFTLGLSLVSLLLFALLGLSPRKERKWEYRPIGI